In Thermodesulfovibrionales bacterium, one genomic interval encodes:
- the fdhD gene encoding formate dehydrogenase accessory sulfurtransferase FdhD, whose amino-acid sequence MRRKISKHTDDSVEHIEDSLALEKKVRISVNGKEALSLYCTPHMVRELVVGLMMTEDVIKGGWCAERMAIEYGEEILVNIPAEGEVSTEGKTITSGCVGGITFDRKVDIGSIEDTFTIEKARLREIYREFQKRSDLYHLTGCIHSAALSDSKGIICFAEDIGRHNAVDKVIGYAVLDHIPFRGKIMLASGRISSEIASKCARWGIPMLVTRTAPTNLAVEIAERGGVTIVGFMRGSRFNVYSHHERIT is encoded by the coding sequence GTGCGTAGGAAGATCTCTAAGCACACTGATGACTCTGTTGAGCATATCGAGGACAGTCTTGCCCTTGAGAAGAAGGTGCGGATATCGGTGAACGGAAAGGAAGCGCTCAGCCTCTACTGTACTCCCCATATGGTGAGGGAACTCGTTGTGGGTCTCATGATGACGGAAGATGTCATAAAGGGGGGATGGTGCGCTGAGCGCATGGCCATAGAATATGGAGAAGAGATTCTCGTGAACATACCTGCCGAGGGCGAGGTCTCAACGGAGGGAAAGACCATAACCTCAGGGTGTGTCGGCGGGATCACCTTTGATAGGAAGGTCGATATCGGCTCGATAGAAGACACCTTTACCATAGAGAAGGCGCGACTGAGAGAGATTTACCGTGAGTTCCAGAAGAGGTCGGATCTCTACCACCTTACAGGCTGCATACACAGCGCTGCGCTCTCGGACAGCAAAGGAATTATCTGCTTTGCCGAAGATATCGGCAGGCATAACGCCGTGGACAAGGTTATCGGATATGCCGTGCTCGATCACATCCCCTTCCGGGGGAAAATCATGCTTGCCAGCGGAAGGATCTCTTCAGAGATAGCGTCGAAATGCGCCCGATGGGGTATCCCGATGCTTGTAACGCGTACAGCCCCGACGAACCTTGCCGTCGAGATCGCCGAAAGAGGAGGTGTTACGATCGTCGGATTCATGCGGGGAAGCAGGTTCAACGTCTATTCTCACCACGAGCGGATTACCTGA
- a CDS encoding type IV pilus twitching motility protein PilT — translation MTTLYDLLKQMTDKGASDLHITVGSPPKLRIDGKLISVDHPPLTPADTKSLCYSILTDAQKHRFEEHNELDLSFGLKGISRFRSNIFMQRGAVAGAFRTIPFAIKTFQELGLPEIVNDLVKRPRGLIVVTGPTGSGKSTTLATMVDRINEERYDHIITVEDPIEYLHNHKKCLINQREVNADTSSFKTALKYVLRQDPDVVLIGEMRDLETIEAALTVSETGHLTLATLHTNSAVQTINRVIDVFPSHQQEQIRVQLSFVLEGILSQQLIPKKSGNGRALAIEILVPSPAIRNLIREDKVHQIYSSMQTGQSRSGMQTMNQSLVELYAKGHISYEDAVGRSAIPDELINMIQRLTTSQGKGRA, via the coding sequence ATGACAACATTGTACGATTTACTGAAACAGATGACCGACAAGGGGGCCTCGGACCTTCATATAACCGTCGGCTCTCCTCCCAAGCTGAGGATCGACGGCAAATTGATCTCCGTCGACCATCCTCCCCTGACCCCTGCAGACACAAAATCCCTCTGTTACAGCATCCTGACCGACGCACAGAAGCACCGCTTTGAAGAGCACAATGAGCTTGACCTCTCCTTCGGTTTGAAAGGGATCAGCAGGTTCCGATCGAATATCTTTATGCAGAGAGGGGCTGTGGCCGGTGCTTTCAGGACCATACCTTTTGCCATCAAGACCTTCCAGGAACTGGGACTTCCGGAGATCGTCAACGACCTTGTAAAGAGGCCGAGAGGCCTCATCGTCGTAACGGGCCCCACGGGCAGCGGGAAATCGACAACCCTTGCTACCATGGTAGATAGGATTAATGAAGAACGGTATGACCATATCATAACCGTCGAGGACCCCATCGAGTACCTCCACAACCATAAGAAATGCCTCATAAACCAGAGAGAAGTGAACGCCGATACATCCTCATTCAAGACGGCACTCAAGTACGTCCTCCGGCAGGACCCTGATGTGGTGCTTATCGGCGAGATGCGGGACCTCGAAACCATAGAAGCCGCCCTTACTGTTTCCGAAACAGGACACCTTACGCTAGCGACGCTGCACACCAACTCTGCCGTCCAGACGATCAACCGCGTCATCGATGTCTTCCCTTCCCATCAACAGGAGCAGATAAGGGTGCAGCTCTCCTTCGTGCTCGAGGGCATACTTTCACAGCAGCTCATCCCGAAGAAGTCAGGAAATGGACGGGCCCTTGCCATAGAGATCCTTGTCCCAAGCCCTGCCATAAGGAACCTCATCAGGGAAGACAAGGTCCATCAGATATATTCAAGTATGCAGACAGGACAGTCCCGGTCCGGGATGCAGACCATGAACCAGTCCCTTGTGGAGCTCTATGCGAAGGGACATATCTCGTACGAGGACGCTGTGGGGCGTTCGGCAATCCCCGATGAATTAATCAACATGATCCAACGGTTAACAACATCTCAAGGGAAAGGGAGGGCATAG
- the rho gene encoding transcription termination factor Rho: MSISELKEKTIDDLAKVAKGLNVEGASGLRKQDLIFAILQAQIEKSGNVFGAGVLEILPDGFGFLRSPDYSYLPSPDDIYVSPSQIRRFNLRTGDMVSGQIRPPKEGERYFALLKVEAVNHESPEDNISRALFDNLTPYYPTERIKLEHTNNDYSTRVMDLICPIGKGQRGMIVAAPRTGKTMLLQSIAKGIKKNHREIHLIILLIDERPEEVTDWKRQVATAEIISSTFDEPPPRHCQVSEMVIERAKRLVESKRDVVILLDSITRLARAYNAVIPTSGKVLSGGLDANALQKPKRFFGTARNIEDGGSLTIIATALIDTGSRMDDVIFEEFKGTGNMELHLDRKLVDKRIFPTIDINASGTRKEELLVDKDTLNKMWILRKVLNPLSTVESMEFLLAKLMGTKSNKDFLEMMNK; encoded by the coding sequence ATTTCGATTTCCGAGCTGAAGGAGAAGACTATCGATGATCTCGCAAAAGTGGCGAAAGGCCTGAACGTGGAAGGCGCATCGGGTCTCCGCAAACAGGATCTTATCTTCGCCATTCTGCAGGCTCAGATTGAGAAATCGGGAAATGTCTTCGGCGCCGGTGTCCTCGAAATACTTCCTGATGGTTTTGGTTTTTTGCGCTCTCCCGATTACAGTTATCTTCCCAGCCCCGATGACATCTATGTATCACCTTCTCAGATTCGGAGGTTTAATCTCAGGACAGGAGATATGGTCTCAGGCCAGATACGGCCGCCGAAAGAGGGCGAACGATATTTCGCCCTCCTCAAGGTGGAGGCGGTGAACCATGAATCCCCTGAAGACAACATCAGCAGAGCTCTCTTCGACAATCTCACCCCATACTATCCTACGGAACGCATAAAACTCGAACACACCAATAATGACTACTCGACTCGGGTCATGGACCTCATATGCCCCATAGGAAAGGGGCAGAGGGGCATGATCGTTGCTGCCCCGCGAACAGGAAAGACTATGCTTCTCCAATCGATCGCAAAGGGGATAAAGAAAAACCACAGAGAGATCCACCTCATCATCCTCCTCATCGATGAACGCCCTGAAGAGGTTACGGACTGGAAGCGTCAGGTAGCCACAGCCGAGATTATCAGTTCGACCTTCGATGAGCCGCCGCCGCGGCATTGCCAGGTCTCTGAAATGGTTATCGAGAGGGCAAAAAGGCTGGTCGAGTCCAAGAGGGACGTCGTCATTCTCTTGGACAGTATCACGAGACTCGCTAGGGCCTATAACGCGGTCATTCCGACAAGTGGCAAAGTCCTTTCAGGAGGTCTCGATGCAAATGCGCTCCAGAAGCCGAAACGGTTCTTCGGTACTGCCCGGAATATCGAAGACGGCGGGAGTCTCACGATCATAGCCACTGCCCTCATCGATACGGGGAGCAGGATGGACGACGTCATATTCGAAGAGTTCAAGGGTACAGGGAATATGGAACTTCATCTCGATAGGAAACTGGTTGACAAACGTATATTCCCGACGATCGATATTAATGCCTCGGGGACGAGAAAAGAAGAGCTCCTCGTGGATAAAGACACCTTGAATAAGATGTGGATACTCAGGAAAGTCCTCAACCCCCTCAGTACCGTCGAGAGTATGGAATTCCTTCTCGCCAAGCTCATGGGCACAAAGAGCAACAAGGACTTCCTCGAGATGATGAACAAATAG
- a CDS encoding sigma-54 dependent transcriptional regulator, translated as METYKSKILVVEDERSMREVLKILLEGEGYEVQLARDGTEGLEWLNKDIYDLIITDIKMPGADGFQILKKSQDLSPETLVIMTTAFGTTESAIEAMKLGAYDYVHKPFKIDEIRLTVRKAIEKRKLRGEVSILREKIRTTYELGNIFYKSPKMQELLRVLPKIAESNSNVLITGESGTGKEFVATALHNLSLRREKNFVAMNCAAFPEGLLESELFGHMKGAFTGAVYNKQGLFEIADGGTLFLDEIGEMPMNLQSKLLRVLENGTFRRVGGTSDVKVDVRLLSATNKNLSEEIGAGRFREDLYYRLNVIPVDIPPLRERKDDIPQLVEHFITKLSPARKRQVSPDAMMLLMNHPWRGNVRELENVMERILLMTDREEISAEDIPLETAGSSAEIRGLPDITKEGIDLDAIVEDIEKHYLTEALRLTNGAKTEAAALLKLSFRSFRHRLKKYAVT; from the coding sequence ATGGAAACTTATAAAAGCAAGATACTGGTAGTAGAAGACGAGAGGAGCATGAGGGAGGTTCTCAAGATCCTCCTGGAAGGTGAGGGGTACGAGGTCCAACTCGCTCGGGACGGAACGGAAGGACTCGAATGGCTAAATAAGGATATCTATGATCTCATAATTACCGATATAAAGATGCCAGGCGCCGATGGTTTTCAGATACTCAAGAAGTCACAGGATCTTTCACCAGAGACCCTCGTCATTATGACAACGGCCTTCGGCACCACAGAGTCCGCCATAGAGGCGATGAAGCTTGGGGCCTATGATTATGTTCACAAGCCCTTCAAGATCGATGAGATACGGTTGACTGTCAGGAAGGCCATTGAGAAGCGGAAACTCAGGGGTGAGGTCTCAATCCTCCGTGAGAAGATCAGGACCACCTATGAACTCGGGAATATCTTTTACAAGAGCCCGAAAATGCAAGAACTCCTCAGAGTCCTGCCGAAGATAGCCGAGAGCAACTCCAATGTCCTCATCACCGGGGAAAGCGGGACAGGGAAGGAATTTGTGGCAACAGCACTCCATAATCTCAGCCTTCGCAGGGAAAAGAACTTTGTTGCTATGAACTGCGCGGCCTTTCCCGAGGGCCTCCTTGAGAGTGAATTGTTCGGCCACATGAAAGGGGCCTTTACCGGTGCGGTTTATAACAAGCAGGGCCTCTTTGAGATAGCGGACGGGGGGACCCTCTTCCTCGATGAAATCGGCGAGATGCCGATGAACCTCCAGTCAAAGCTCCTCAGGGTCCTCGAAAACGGAACATTCAGAAGGGTTGGCGGTACGTCAGACGTCAAGGTGGATGTCAGGCTTCTGTCGGCGACAAACAAGAACCTCTCTGAAGAGATCGGCGCCGGAAGGTTCAGAGAAGACTTATACTATCGCTTGAATGTCATTCCCGTTGATATCCCTCCCCTGAGAGAGCGAAAGGATGACATCCCCCAGCTCGTTGAGCATTTCATCACGAAACTCTCGCCCGCGAGAAAAAGGCAGGTCTCTCCCGATGCGATGATGCTCCTCATGAACCATCCCTGGAGGGGCAATGTCAGGGAGCTTGAAAACGTCATGGAAAGGATCCTCCTCATGACAGACAGGGAGGAGATTTCCGCAGAGGATATCCCCTTAGAAACAGCAGGCTCTTCGGCAGAGATAAGAGGTCTTCCTGACATCACGAAAGAAGGGATCGATCTTGATGCCATCGTAGAAGACATAGAAAAGCACTATCTTACAGAAGCACTGAGACTGACGAATGGAGCAAAAACAGAGGCTGCAGCGCTCCTCAAGCTCTCCTTCAGGTCATTCCGTCATCGATTGAAGAAGTACGCAGTTACGTAA
- a CDS encoding type II secretion system F family protein, translating to MPSTYQWSGKTLRGTIESGELLASSKDEVITLLRRKSITPTLITEKVTKPKLGFKGKVSDKDIVVFTRQFATMIDAGLPLVQGLEILSEQVENKSLSRVLTQIKADVEAGSTYADALKKHPRVFSELYANMVAAGEAGGILDTILNRLAAYIEKAMKLKKRVKGAMIYPAVVSSIAILVIAVIMIFVVPTFSKMFASMGGTLPLPTLIIIKASNFIAGVGGLIVLMIIVATIVSIAQIRRTEKGKKAVDAILLKLPVFGLILKKVAVAKFTRTMGTLVSSGVPILDGLEITAKTAGNKVVEYAVMDVRKSVAEGKTLAEPLAKAKVFPPMVTHMIAVGESTGALDAMLSKIADFYDDEVDNAVANLTAMMEPMLMVFLGGSVGFIVVAMYLPIFKLITLIK from the coding sequence ATGCCGTCGACATATCAGTGGTCAGGAAAGACATTGAGGGGCACCATCGAATCCGGTGAACTGCTTGCGAGCTCAAAGGATGAGGTGATAACCCTCCTGAGAAGGAAGAGCATAACACCGACGTTGATCACTGAAAAGGTGACGAAGCCCAAATTGGGCTTCAAGGGAAAGGTAAGCGACAAGGATATCGTCGTGTTCACAAGACAGTTCGCAACGATGATAGACGCCGGGTTACCCCTGGTTCAAGGCCTTGAGATTCTTTCGGAACAGGTGGAGAATAAAAGCCTCTCAAGGGTGCTGACTCAGATCAAGGCGGATGTTGAGGCCGGTTCGACCTATGCCGATGCCCTCAAGAAACATCCGAGGGTATTTTCAGAGCTCTATGCGAATATGGTCGCTGCCGGTGAGGCTGGGGGTATCCTCGATACGATCCTGAACAGGCTTGCCGCGTACATCGAAAAGGCCATGAAGCTCAAGAAGAGGGTTAAAGGCGCCATGATTTATCCGGCCGTTGTTTCGTCAATCGCTATACTGGTCATCGCCGTTATCATGATCTTTGTAGTCCCGACATTTTCAAAGATGTTCGCATCGATGGGTGGAACGCTCCCGCTCCCGACGCTTATCATTATTAAGGCGAGTAACTTCATAGCGGGGGTCGGGGGGCTCATTGTTCTCATGATAATCGTCGCCACCATTGTATCTATTGCTCAGATACGCCGTACGGAAAAGGGGAAGAAGGCCGTTGATGCGATCCTCCTGAAACTGCCCGTCTTCGGTCTCATCCTCAAGAAGGTCGCCGTCGCAAAATTCACGAGAACCATGGGAACCCTTGTGAGCAGCGGCGTACCGATCCTCGATGGTCTTGAGATCACGGCAAAGACGGCGGGGAACAAGGTAGTGGAGTACGCCGTCATGGACGTGAGGAAGTCGGTTGCAGAAGGGAAAACCCTCGCTGAACCTTTGGCAAAGGCAAAGGTATTCCCCCCCATGGTGACCCACATGATTGCCGTCGGTGAATCGACGGGCGCCCTTGACGCCATGCTCTCAAAGATCGCCGATTTTTATGACGATGAGGTGGACAACGCTGTCGCGAACCTCACGGCCATGATGGAGCCTATGCTCATGGTGTTCCTCGGTGGTTCTGTCGGCTTTATCGTCGTCGCCATGTATCTCCCGATCTTCAAGTTGATCACGCTTATCAAATAA
- a CDS encoding ATP-binding protein, whose protein sequence is MQEVLLNRLKALILFRVFFVTLLLGTFLLFDIGPYKFPQPRSIIYLLISFYLLSTIYGFLLYRIKNLVVFAYLQLSIDALAEVFLTFLTGGIQSWFSSIMLLTVMASAIVMDKRAGYVIATTCSLLYGLMIDLQFYGFIAITYDPTLQEKDFLYNIFTHIVALYLTAFLMGHLSSRLERTAQSLEEKDSSLKDLTLFNRELIENLPSGLLTTDGSQKILLFNRAAEHITGMNKTEALQKHITDVFPFLPTPLEIGRVDGVIRYHGEMKTVGLTLSDTIDSEGRKKGYICVFQDITQLKNLEAELKHRETLAAIGELSANMAHEIRNPLASLKSSIEMLKEGALTKDHGDKLMNIAISEMDRLNKIITDFLTYSRPRPPEFSWFDLGIMLDETIELLSRTSPDPDLIRITKDFPDYTEIYADHGKLRQVFLNLGVNAIDAMPGGGELTIRTRRKEDSVTILFEDTGVGIRPENLREVFYPFFTTKDSGTGLGLSIAYRIVEEHNGMMNLTSKPGHGTVFEVTIPVVCSHVMHQGLKGEKKLEPSGHGNL, encoded by the coding sequence ATGCAGGAAGTCCTTCTGAACCGATTAAAGGCCCTGATACTCTTCAGGGTTTTTTTTGTCACCCTCCTCCTCGGGACCTTTCTCCTCTTTGACATAGGGCCCTACAAATTCCCCCAGCCCCGCTCAATCATCTATCTCCTCATATCCTTCTATCTCCTCTCCACCATTTATGGGTTCCTGCTCTACAGGATAAAGAATCTCGTTGTCTTTGCTTATCTACAGCTATCAATTGATGCCCTTGCAGAAGTTTTTCTCACTTTTCTGACGGGAGGGATTCAGAGCTGGTTTTCGTCGATCATGCTCCTGACAGTCATGGCCTCGGCGATCGTCATGGACAAGAGGGCCGGTTATGTTATAGCGACCACCTGCAGCCTCCTCTATGGTCTCATGATAGACCTTCAGTTCTACGGCTTCATCGCGATAACCTACGACCCAACATTACAGGAGAAGGACTTTCTCTATAATATCTTCACCCATATTGTCGCCCTCTATCTGACCGCTTTTCTCATGGGCCATCTGTCATCAAGGCTTGAAAGAACAGCTCAGAGCCTTGAGGAGAAGGACTCCAGTCTCAAAGATCTCACACTCTTCAACCGGGAATTAATCGAGAACCTGCCGAGCGGACTCTTGACGACTGACGGGTCACAGAAGATCCTCCTCTTCAATAGGGCCGCCGAACATATAACGGGCATGAACAAGACCGAGGCTCTTCAGAAGCATATTACCGATGTCTTTCCCTTTCTCCCCACGCCGCTCGAGATCGGAAGGGTAGACGGAGTGATCCGTTACCATGGAGAGATGAAGACCGTGGGACTTACCCTCTCTGACACCATCGACAGCGAAGGACGCAAGAAAGGGTATATCTGCGTCTTTCAGGATATCACACAGCTCAAGAACCTTGAAGCGGAATTGAAACACCGGGAGACACTGGCGGCTATAGGCGAGCTTTCTGCAAATATGGCCCATGAGATACGAAACCCCCTGGCTTCCCTGAAGAGTTCGATTGAAATGCTTAAAGAGGGGGCTCTTACGAAGGATCACGGTGACAAACTCATGAATATAGCCATCAGCGAAATGGACAGGCTCAACAAGATCATAACCGATTTTCTCACCTATTCGAGGCCGAGACCGCCTGAATTCTCGTGGTTTGACCTCGGCATTATGCTTGACGAGACCATTGAACTCTTAAGCCGTACCTCTCCTGACCCGGATCTCATTCGGATAACAAAGGACTTTCCCGATTACACGGAGATATACGCCGATCACGGAAAATTGCGGCAGGTCTTCCTTAACCTCGGCGTGAATGCCATCGACGCGATGCCAGGAGGAGGCGAATTGACAATACGAACAAGGCGGAAAGAGGATAGCGTGACAATCCTGTTTGAGGACACCGGGGTGGGAATACGTCCTGAAAATCTCAGAGAGGTTTTCTATCCCTTCTTCACGACAAAAGACAGCGGTACGGGACTGGGGCTCTCAATAGCTTACCGGATCGTTGAGGAGCATAACGGCATGATGAACCTCACGAGCAAGCCCGGCCACGGTACGGTCTTCGAAGTCACCATTCCCGTCGTCTGTTCACACGTCATGCACCAAGGGCTGAAAGGAGAGAAAAAACTGGAGCCGAGTGGTCATGGAAACTTATAA
- a CDS encoding potassium channel protein, translated as MRAVRRQFVFSLSLIAVVTLIGTIGYVLIEHWSFFDSLYMTVTTITTVGYREVHELSNVGRAFTIFLIVGGVGTILYALNNAARIVVEGEIQEIFGRRKVEKRIKGLRDHYIVCGYGRMGKVICKELKEKGAHFVVVEKEHSPTDAFDEELLFVRGDATNDDVLKEAGIERARGLISVLSTDAENLYVVLSARVLSPELNIVARAGEEGSEQKLLRAGADRVVSPYHIGGLRIAHTLLKPAVVDFIEFATRSGNIDLQMEEIPVREGSKVADVTLDECGIGRDLGIIIVAIKRSGGDMRFNPTFRTTIKAGDVLIALGERTKLKVLEDMAGG; from the coding sequence ATGCGAGCGGTTAGGAGACAATTCGTTTTTTCCCTGTCCCTCATTGCGGTGGTGACCCTCATCGGGACGATCGGATACGTTCTCATCGAGCATTGGTCGTTCTTCGATTCGCTCTATATGACCGTCACGACCATTACAACGGTGGGGTATCGGGAGGTCCATGAACTTTCTAATGTCGGAAGGGCCTTCACAATCTTCCTTATCGTCGGAGGAGTGGGTACCATTCTCTATGCGCTCAATAATGCGGCAAGAATCGTCGTAGAGGGAGAAATACAGGAGATTTTCGGGAGGAGGAAGGTGGAAAAGAGGATCAAGGGATTGCGAGACCACTATATCGTCTGCGGCTATGGAAGGATGGGAAAGGTCATCTGCAAGGAGCTTAAGGAGAAGGGAGCGCACTTTGTCGTTGTCGAGAAAGAGCATTCTCCTACCGACGCCTTTGATGAAGAGCTGCTGTTTGTCCGCGGAGATGCCACAAACGACGATGTACTGAAAGAGGCAGGAATTGAAAGGGCCAGGGGCCTCATATCGGTACTCTCAACAGATGCTGAAAATCTCTACGTCGTGCTCAGCGCAAGGGTGCTGAGCCCAGAACTGAATATTGTGGCGAGGGCCGGCGAGGAAGGATCCGAACAGAAACTCCTCAGGGCCGGGGCGGACAGGGTTGTCTCTCCGTACCATATCGGGGGATTGAGAATCGCCCATACCTTACTGAAGCCTGCCGTTGTCGACTTTATCGAATTCGCAACGCGGTCAGGGAACATCGACCTCCAGATGGAAGAGATCCCTGTGCGCGAAGGATCCAAGGTGGCTGACGTCACCCTTGACGAATGCGGCATCGGCCGTGATCTGGGTATTATCATCGTAGCCATAAAAAGGAGCGGCGGCGACATGAGGTTCAATCCGACGTTCAGGACTACGATCAAAGCCGGGGATGTTTTGATCGCCCTTGGGGAAAGAACGAAGCTCAAGGTTCTCGAAGATATGGCAGGCGGCTAA
- a CDS encoding cell division protein ZapA produces MGTIEAYILGQKYTIRGDAPDEHIEKLVAYVNSKIQEVYKNAPNTAPLKASILAAIDIADELYRLRDEQEIIARGIEDKANALTGLFD; encoded by the coding sequence GTGGGAACAATAGAGGCATACATCCTCGGCCAGAAATACACGATTAGAGGCGACGCCCCTGATGAGCATATCGAGAAGCTTGTCGCATATGTAAACAGCAAAATACAGGAAGTGTATAAAAATGCTCCCAATACGGCACCGCTCAAGGCTTCTATCTTGGCGGCAATCGATATCGCCGATGAACTGTACAGGCTCAGAGACGAACAGGAAATCATAGCGAGGGGAATCGAAGACAAGGCCAATGCGCTCACGGGGTTATTTGACTGA
- a CDS encoding transglycosylase SLT domain-containing protein: protein MRTFLSFNLIFAFLWVVLSASPGLSEGSGAAQKDEGGSPRKVKVSGAYVFKVPESACSSEGCLALREGKELLDGAKYREAIVRLKFAYRELPVAGDYALFFMAKAFSGMKDFEDARACVDDLLRAYPDSLLKKRVRALQIRNGISESETSAEGVKREDLLKAFESYASDYPEDMDMKFLFAQFLKKRGGKEQAKRLFRQVYVKNCSLSEEAYRQLEYSDVSVEDMLARASNLIRDVEYKKAETLLRKTITIAEGSLRDEAQRKLGTALFRQKRYKESTAEFFKAGDLYGAARSLFRAGELDGFHSALSRLVSMEDQRAGSLWLALASKRRREGETGEALEIYTRVRNAYPSHSEEALWGMAWTFYRKGDYEMALKTLTELSRSHPDPKYLYWKTKSLGNTDEEGVTRAWGPDAESFVDLGNESNGDFYGLLTRIYVNGRKERHSGLIEDTAGSKTSLSTSESFCSQTIPLSSETPLAFVGRQEEDSASSSLLQRNADLARAFERFLILMAIGTKEDAVAELLSKSQEISNPELLLYAGRALKEAGSYRSAIALVSRLAKHQEVRVGSEAAISDILYPLAYWSVVEKATKDHGLDPIILLSVMREESRYDPEVRSAAGAIGLMQIMPQTADTLSRHKVTTADEIYDVKTNITIGAYYLSLLMKEFHSLPVAIAAYNAGEEKVREWLKKGNYRSFDEFIEDIPFDETRNYVKKVLLTYSAYKQKSSPAFSACNGQASP, encoded by the coding sequence ATGAGAACGTTTCTGAGTTTCAATCTTATCTTCGCTTTCCTCTGGGTTGTTCTGTCGGCAAGTCCGGGGCTGTCGGAAGGGTCCGGTGCCGCACAGAAGGATGAGGGCGGCAGTCCCAGAAAAGTCAAGGTCTCAGGGGCATATGTCTTCAAGGTACCTGAGTCGGCCTGTTCCTCTGAAGGGTGCCTGGCTCTCAGGGAAGGCAAGGAACTGCTCGATGGGGCAAAGTACCGGGAAGCGATCGTGAGATTGAAATTTGCTTACCGGGAGCTCCCTGTTGCCGGGGATTATGCGCTCTTTTTCATGGCAAAGGCTTTCTCCGGCATGAAGGATTTTGAGGATGCAAGGGCCTGCGTCGACGATCTCCTCCGTGCCTATCCTGACTCGTTGCTCAAGAAAAGGGTCAGGGCATTGCAGATCAGAAATGGCATCTCGGAATCAGAGACCTCAGCGGAAGGAGTGAAGAGAGAGGACCTCTTGAAGGCCTTTGAAAGCTATGCCTCTGATTATCCCGAAGACATGGACATGAAATTCCTCTTCGCACAGTTCCTGAAAAAGCGGGGGGGAAAAGAGCAGGCAAAAAGACTCTTCAGACAAGTCTATGTAAAGAACTGCTCCCTTTCCGAAGAAGCCTACCGGCAGTTGGAATACTCTGACGTTTCAGTCGAAGACATGCTCGCAAGGGCCTCAAACCTCATAAGGGATGTCGAGTACAAAAAGGCTGAGACCCTGCTCAGGAAGACCATCACCATTGCCGAAGGTTCTCTGCGGGATGAGGCACAGAGGAAACTGGGAACAGCGCTCTTCAGGCAGAAGAGATATAAGGAATCTACTGCCGAGTTTTTTAAGGCAGGGGATCTCTACGGTGCCGCCCGATCACTCTTCCGGGCTGGAGAACTCGATGGCTTTCATTCGGCACTCTCAAGACTCGTTTCCATGGAGGATCAGCGGGCAGGGTCTCTCTGGCTGGCGCTCGCGTCAAAGAGACGAAGAGAGGGAGAGACCGGGGAGGCCCTGGAGATTTATACGAGAGTCAGAAATGCCTATCCTTCCCATAGCGAAGAGGCCCTCTGGGGCATGGCCTGGACATTCTACCGCAAAGGTGACTACGAGATGGCCCTCAAGACACTCACTGAGCTCAGCCGCTCACACCCTGACCCCAAATATCTTTACTGGAAGACGAAGTCTCTGGGTAATACTGATGAAGAGGGAGTCACCCGAGCGTGGGGCCCCGATGCTGAATCGTTCGTTGATCTCGGCAACGAGAGTAACGGAGATTTCTATGGACTTCTGACCAGAATATACGTCAACGGTCGCAAGGAGAGACACTCCGGCCTTATAGAGGATACCGCGGGTTCAAAGACATCGCTTTCGACTTCCGAGAGTTTTTGCTCTCAGACGATACCGTTGTCATCGGAAACCCCTTTGGCATTCGTCGGTCGGCAGGAAGAGGATTCCGCTTCTTCTTCGTTGCTTCAAAGGAACGCAGACCTTGCAAGGGCTTTCGAGCGCTTTCTTATTCTCATGGCAATCGGAACAAAGGAAGACGCAGTAGCTGAACTCCTGTCGAAGTCGCAGGAAATCTCAAATCCTGAACTCCTCCTTTACGCCGGCCGTGCATTGAAGGAGGCGGGGTCATACAGAAGTGCGATAGCCCTCGTCTCGCGGCTGGCAAAGCATCAGGAGGTACGGGTGGGGTCGGAGGCGGCCATCTCTGATATCCTGTACCCTCTGGCGTATTGGTCCGTAGTCGAGAAGGCGACAAAAGATCACGGTCTCGACCCCATCATTCTCTTATCGGTCATGAGGGAAGAGAGCCGCTATGACCCTGAGGTTCGCTCTGCCGCAGGCGCCATCGGCCTCATGCAGATCATGCCCCAGACCGCAGATACCCTCAGCCGCCACAAGGTCACAACAGCGGACGAAATCTATGATGTGAAGACCAATATAACCATAGGGGCCTATTACCTCAGTCTCCTCATGAAGGAATTCCATTCATTACCTGTGGCGATAGCAGCATACAACGCAGGAGAGGAAAAGGTCAGGGAATGGCTAAAGAAGGGGAACTACAGGTCCTTCGACGAATTCATTGAAGACATTCCCTTTGATGAAACGAGGAATTATGTAAAGAAGGTCCTCTTGACCTATTCGGCTTATAAGCAGAAGAGTTCCCCTGCATTTTCGGCGTGCAACGGGCAGGCATCACCGTGA